The following nucleotide sequence is from Natronosalvus caseinilyticus.
ATCGCTCGACGCCCGGTCGTGATCCGACGTCCGGCCCCGTCCGGGCTCTGACTCGCGCGTCATCGCTGGCGGCTACCACTTCGAGACACAAATGCTGGGAGGGGCGTCCGCACGAACTGCGACTGGTGTTCACGAGTCGCCTCCCGTGAGGCGCTCTAACTCCGCAACAGCCCACCGTCGATGGGCACCTCGACCCCGGTGACGAAACTCGCGTGGGGGCTCGAGAGGAAGGCCACCACGGCTCCCAGCTCCTCCGGATCGCCGATCCGGCCCATCGGGATGTCGTTGGCCATCGCCGCGAGGCCCGACTCGTAGTCCTCGTAGGTGCCGTTCTCGACGCGAGCCTCGATCAGTTCCTCGATGCGGGGCGTCTCGATAGTACCGGGGAGAACTGCGTTCGCCCGGATCTCGGGTGCGAACTCCCGCGAGACGGTCTTGACGAGGCCGATAACCGCTCGTCGGACTGCGTTCGAGAGCAGGAGGCCGTCGGCGACCTCCTGGACCGTCCGGGAGGTGATACAGACGATCGATCCCTCGTCGGACTCGAGCAGGTGGGGGTGGGCTTCCTCGATCGTCCAGACGACGCTCATCACCAGCAGGTCGTAGGCCTGGTACCACTCGCGCTCGCTCGTCTCGAGGAAGGTCGTGCTCGGGGGGCCGCCCGCGGAGGTGACGAGGTGGTCGATGCCACCGAAGGCCTCCGCAGTGGTCTCGACCAGGTCCGACACCTGATCGGGATCCGTGAGGTCGGTCTGCTTCGCCAGCACGTCGCCGTCTCCCTGCGAATCGACGTGCTCGCGAGCCGTCTCGAGTCGGTCCGCGTCGCGTCCGCAGATAGCGACGTCCGCGCCCTGGCGGGCGAGCACCGCCGCGCTCGCCAGGCCGAGGCCGCTCGAGGATGCCGTTACCAGTGCCGCATTGCCGTCGACGTCGAGGTCCATGGGGCGACTACGCTCGCCGAGGACAAATCTCTCGGGGCCGTGGCAAG
It contains:
- a CDS encoding SDR family oxidoreductase, translated to MDLDVDGNAALVTASSSGLGLASAAVLARQGADVAICGRDADRLETAREHVDSQGDGDVLAKQTDLTDPDQVSDLVETTAEAFGGIDHLVTSAGGPPSTTFLETSEREWYQAYDLLVMSVVWTIEEAHPHLLESDEGSIVCITSRTVQEVADGLLLSNAVRRAVIGLVKTVSREFAPEIRANAVLPGTIETPRIEELIEARVENGTYEDYESGLAAMANDIPMGRIGDPEELGAVVAFLSSPHASFVTGVEVPIDGGLLRS